From Gopherus flavomarginatus isolate rGopFla2 chromosome 7, rGopFla2.mat.asm, whole genome shotgun sequence, the proteins below share one genomic window:
- the LOC127055778 gene encoding protocadherin beta-16-like: MAAAALQRGLCFRSDPGMAGGMEKRSRKRQVLSFFLCLCVSLGACETIRYSVPEEKKSGSPVANIAKDLKLDVGKLSGRSARLVSKSSKQYCELNTSSGDVIIKKKIDREDLCGQRDPCVLQFEIVLENPLQLYRIEVQIEDVNDNSPNFSKNEFVFKIPEQIPINTRFPLEGAQDSDIGTNGIQSYVINPNEHFRLDVQTLDTDGTKYAELVLEKQLDREEQAQLMLILTAADGGLPQRTGTARIRVNVLDSNDNFPQFSQSVYKVQLMENSPKGTLVTKVEASDLDQGSNAEITYSFGQVPDKVLKLFKLNQLSGEITVLGIIDYEERSNYEMNIQATDGGGLSAHCKVLMQIKDMNDNDPEVTLTSLTSTIPEDSSPETVVALFSVSDRDSGDNGRTLCSIQDNVPFALKSTLKDYYELVTQKPLDREKVPEYNITITATDRGTPRLTSVRVIRVQLSDINDNPPVFNESSYVMYLKENNPPGLLIGTVRAADLDTEQNAKVTYSALPGNISDLPFSSSISINSENGNVYALQSLDYEQRRDFQVTVRAADGGFPPLSSEVIVRVVIIDENDNAPFILYPLQNSSSPANDLVPRSAEAGYLVTKVVAVDGDSGQNSWLSYQLLKATDPSLFAVGLQTGEVKTSRPITSPDSVKQKLIVLVKDNGEPARSTTSTLNVLLVDGFSDAYMQLLDVPQEEEQQDTLTLYLVISLSFISFLFLISVVTVIAIRLYKTRQCREQYVPSSRNFYRDRQFPTNPAETSGTGTLPQSYCYEVCLTTGSGTSEFKFLRPLVPSLPADPSVAGGSIFDSQINSQQKEKEWVRELNHKVAILAKTVLKM; encoded by the coding sequence ATGGCTGCAGCAGCTTTGCAGAGAGGCCTGTGTTTCAGATCTGACCCGGGAATGGCTGGCGGAATGGAGAAACGctccaggaaaaggcaagttctgtctttctttctatgTCTGTGTGTGTCCTTGGGGGCGTGTGAGACAATACGTTATTCTGTACCCGAAGAGAAGAAAAGCGGGTCCCCAGTTGCTAATATTGCAAAGGATTTGAAACTGGATGTAGGGAAATTGTCTGGTCGCAGTGCCCGGCTGGTTTCTAAAAGCAGCAAGCAATATTGTGAGCTGAACACAAGCTCCGGGGATGTGATAATAAAGAAGAAAATAGACCGCGAGGATCTGTGCGGACAGAGAGATCCCTGTGTGCTGCAATTCGAAATTGTGTTGGAAAATCCACTGCAGCTGTACCGAATAGAGGTACAGATCGAAGATGTAAATGACAATTCCCCTAATTTCTCTAAAAATGAATTCGTTTTTAAAATACCTGAACAGATCCCCATAAACACCCGCTTCCCTTTGGAAGGAGCCCAAGATTCAGATATAGGAACAAATGGCATCCAGAGCTACGTAATAAACCCCAATGAGCATTTCCGTCTGGATGTACAAACCCTGGACACTGACGGCACTAAATACGCGGAGTTGGTGCTAGAGAAACAATTAGATCGGGAGGAGCAGGCGCAGTTGATGCTGATTCTCACAGCTGCCGATGGGGGCCTGCCACAGAGAACAGGCACAGCCCGAATACGCGTTAATGTGTTGGACAGCAACGATAACTTCCCACAGTTTAGTCAGTCGGTGTACAAGGTGCAGTTAATGGAAAATAGTCCTAAAGGTACTTTGGTCACTAAGGTTGAAGCCAGTGATTTGGATCAAGGTTCAAATGCAGAAATCACCTATTCATTCGGGCAAGTGCCTGACAAAGTGCTCAAGCTATTCAAATTAAATCAGTTATCTGGAGAAATTACTGTTTTGGGTATAATTGACTATGAAGAAAGAAGCAATTATGAGATGAACATCCAAGCCACGGATGGCGGGGGTTTATCTGCGCACTGCAAAGTCCTGATGCAAATCAAGGACATGAATGACAACGACCCAGAAGTGACGCTGACATCCCTCACCAGCACCATACCCGAGGACTCGTCCCCTGAGACAGTGGTGGCCCTGTTCAGTGTGAGCGACCGAGACTCCGGGGACAATGGCAGAACGCTCTGCTCCATTCAGGACAATGTCCCATTTGCTTTAAAATCGACTCTGAAGGATTATTACGAGCTTGTTACACAAAAGCCCCTGGACCGAGAGAAAGTGCCTGAGTATAACATAACCATCACAGCCACAGACCGGGGCACTCCGAGGCTCACCTCCGTTAGGGTCATCCGAGTTCAGCTATCGGATATTAATGACAACCCCCCTGTATTTAATGAAAGTTCATACGTCATGTACCTGAAGGAGAACAACCCCCCTGGCCTGTTGATTGGAACTGTCCGTGCTGCTGACCTAGACACAGAGCAGAATGCCAAAGTGACGTATTCGGCATTGCCTGGCAACATCAGtgacctccccttctcctcctccatctccataAACTCCGAGAACGGGAACGTGTACGCGCTGCAGTCTCTGGATTATGAGCAAAGGAGGGATTTCCAGGttacagtgagagctgcagatggCGGGTTCCCGCCACTGAGCTCTGAAGTCATTGTCCGAGTTGTGATAATTGACGAAAATGACAACGCCCCCTTCATTTTATACCCTCTGCAGAACAGCAGCTCCCCCGCTAATGACCTGGTTCCCAGATCGGCGGAGGCGGGTTACCTGGTGACGAAGGTGGTGGCTGTGGATGGAGATTCCGGTCAGAATTCTTGGCTTTCCTACCAGCTGCTCAAGGCCACAGACCCAAGTCTCTTCGCTGTGGGGCTCCAAACCGGGGAAGTAAAAACCAGCAGGCCTATAACGAGCCCGGACTCTGTGAAACAGAAACTTATCGTCCTGGTTAAAGACAATGGGGAGCCGGCCAGATCCACCACCTCGACGCTTAATGTGCTTCTGGTGGATGGGTTTTCAGACGCCTACATGCAGTTACTGGATGTACCAcaagaggaggagcagcaggacaCATTAACCCTGTATCTAGTCATTTCTTTATCTTTCATTTCATTCCTTTTCCTAATTTCTGTGGTAACAGTTATCGCCATCCGGCTATACAAGACAAGGCAATGCCGAGAGCAGTATGTTCCATCGTCCAGGAACTTTTATAGGGACCGCCAGTTCCCCACAAATCCTGCGGAGACGAGCGGCACTGGGACTCTGCCTCAATCTTATTGTTATGAGGTTTGCTTGACAACTGGGTCTGGTACCAGCGAATTTAAATTTCTCCGGCCGCTGGTACCATCTCTACCCGCTGACCCCAGCGTTGCAGGAGGGTCCATTTTTGACTCTCAGATTAACTCTCAGCAAAAGGAGAAAGAATGGGTGAGGGAG